One Solanum lycopersicum chromosome 4, SLM_r2.1 DNA window includes the following coding sequences:
- the LOC101255585 gene encoding F-box/kelch-repeat protein At3g23880: MDGCRPLPEDLVVDILLRLPVESLLRFKCVCKHWYALIKSPSFIEKHFHHKNNCARLLVCNLKVAREGHAIVKSVVFSLLPEEIVPGVIPEQKTLLQLPRVADFTCVAGPVDGLFLVQKKFYGDDVCLGLWNPATREFRSLPPAPFEIEYFFSDHDHQFGLGFDLLTQDYKVVWIRVFWDEPGQGVYPRVYACVYSSCNNSWKHLTPEFPSSPTLSAPLDATYLNGVYYWLSRGLDEIYTIRSFDMGSEQFGEMQVPDIPREHWGTLTLRGNSLALLTGDPGQPMTSIYDVWVLEQQGTWSKVLTVQPHIDVHWPRNIWGNDKMVFEIAETSQLVLYDPTTRQVTDLGFQLDLNIAGCWVFNYKESLVPIKRGNKTQGEDHAVEQIEHFFYTIPMDGDPVIL; this comes from the coding sequence ATGGATGGTTGCCGTCCTTTACCAGAAGATCTAGTAGTTGATATTCTATTGAGATTGCCAGTGGAATCACTGTTGCGTTTCAAATGTGTGTGCAAGCACTGGTATGCTCTCATCAAAAGTCCGAGTTTcatagaaaaacattttcatcaCAAGAACAATTGTGCTCGTCTCCTTGTTTGCAACTTGAAAGTAGCACGTGAAGGACACGCCATCGTAAAGTCTGTTGTATTCTCCTTGCTTCCTGAAGAAATTGTTCCAGGTGTGATCCCTGAACAAAAAACTCTCCTTCAGCTTCCGAGGGTCGCTGATTTCACGTGTGTTGCTGGTCCAGTTGATGGCTTATTCTTAGTGCAGAAGAAGTTTTATGGAGACGATGTCTGCTTGGGTTTGTGGAATCCTGCCACCAGAGAATTCAGGTCTCTGCCTCCTGCGCCTTTTGAGATTGAGTACTTTTTCTCGGACCATGATCATCAGTTCGGATTGGGATTTGACCTGTTGACTCAAGATTACAAGGTTGTATGGATTCGAGTATTCTGGGATGAACCGGGACAAGGCGTTTATCCTCGTGTCTATGCCTGTGTCTATTCCTCATGCAACAACTCATGGAAACACCTAACTCCTGAATTCCCTTCCAGTCCTACCTTATCTGCACCCCTTGACGCCACTTATCTCAATGGGGTTTATTATTGGCTTTCTAGGGGCCTTGATGAGATCTATACGATTCGCTCTTTTGACATGGGCAGCGAACAGTTTGGGGAGATGCAAGTCCCAGATATTCCAAGGGAACATTGGGGGACACTTACATTGCGTGGCAACTCACTTGCTTTATTAACCGGTGACCCTGGCCAACCTATGACATCCATATATGATGTGTGGGTGTTGGAACAACAGGGAACTTGGTCCAAAGTTCTAACTGTACAACCTCACATAGATGTTCATTGGCCTCGCAACATCTGGGGTAACGATAAGATGGTTTTCGAGATCGCAGAAACTTCACAGCTGGTGCTATATGACCCTACAACAAGACAAGTTACAGATCTTGGATTTCAGCTGGACCTTAACATTGCTGGCTGTTGGGTTTTCAATTACAAGGAGAGCCTAGTTCCAATAAAGAGAGGAAACAAGACTCAGGGCGAGGATCATGCAGTTGAGCAAATTGAACACTTCTTCTATACCATACCAATGGATGGAGATCCTGTAATATTGTGA